The window CCAAATAATCTATTGATTGTGGAATAGTGTGTGATGGTCATTATAGATTCTGTGGCTGGGGATTGATTACTGTTCGAATTTAAAACTCAGAATTAGTATATATGGATATCGATCGGCCATAACTACATATATAAGATAGTAGATTCCCACTAAACCAAAAGGCGTTGAAGCTTGAATGTTGGTGTTTAATCAGGACTTCAGTTAGGTACTTACAGAAAGGTAAGTAAGATTTTATAAGAAATTGATATTCAAATGGGCATAGCTAGCTTATGCCATAGTTTGTTTTTGGCCCTACATTTAAGTAGGAGAAAGTTTTCATACTCCAAGCGTAAAAAAATTATATTAATCTGCCAAAAACAAAAAGCATAGCGAAATAAAAATTGCAGTCTAGACGTTTCGAGTTCAAAGAAAGCATGAAGTCCGAGTTAGTCCAAGACTCTCTGGTGTTCCGTTTGCACCCACTTACATCAAATAAAGAAGCAGTGTGATATGAGGTAATAATTTGATGTAACATTATAAACTAAATTCTCTCGCAGTTGGTTTTTATTTATTTTTGATATTAACGTAGCCAAATGTGATTAAAATATCATAGATACATAATAAATTGCATAATCTCTTACGATGTTGGTCTGTGAGTCTAAAAGGCCTTCAAGAAAACCGTTTGATTTCGATAAAAAAAAATTGATAAAAAAAAAAGAAAAAGAATTTTAAGTCTTTTCTCAAACTTGGACTTAACACGGCAACACAGCCCAACATCCAGAACAGCCAATAAAGCCCAAGGGATCCCAAACCCAAAACCCACCCGAGAGAGCCTTGGATTCCGGAAAGGAGTCAACCAACGGCGTCGTTTTCAGTAGGGGTTGCCTCGTTTTCTCCCTTCCACTTTACCATCACTCCTCTCTGCTCCTCCTCACAGAATCGAGAAGAAATGGAGCGCCGATGGTTCTGGAAACTAAACCTCTCATCCCTAGGGTTCATGCTCTTGCTTATTCTGATGATCAACGGCTGTAATGCCTCAATCCACGAGTACAGAAACGAAGCTTTCAAACCTCAGTCAAACGCCTTCTTCTTCCACGGCGGCAGCGAAGGTCTCTACGCCTCTAAGGTCGTCGATTCCTCTAACGATAGCCACGTCAAGGGCAAGTCCTTCATCAGGTCCATTGATCTCACTGATCACCTCTCTAAAATTTGATTAATCCATTTTTACTGTATATATTGCTAGGTCAGCTCTGGAAATTGCTTACAGAAATTGAAAATTTTCGATCTGTTTAGTTACTGATCGTGAGAATAATATAGCAAAACCCTAGAGTTTTACGGAAGTTTAGGTGAAATTGAATTTGGAAGTTTTATTTTATTTTTTATTTATTTTGTGATTTCAATTTTCAAGCTTTAGATTTGAAGTTATGGACTATGCGAATGCCGGCGGGGGTTGACTAATGGAGTTTCAGGTTTGAGAGTGTTACTTTTGTGAGGACAAAGGAGTCGGCCAGTAAGCAGAATGAAATGCAGCAGAGTACTGGGATGGTGGAAGCTATCATTCTGGAGGTGAAGGACAGGACGAGGGTCGGGGCTTTGTTTTTGAAGTTGGATGTGATATGCTGCACCAGGAATCTTTCGAAGGATGGACAATGCACGGCTGGGGAGGTTGTTATACAGAAGAATCCGGACAATCCTGACTGGCCCAGGCGCATCAAGACCTCGTTTAATGGGAAGGACGAGGAGGCTAAGATGGAGTCTGAGACGGTTGAGATCAAGAGTTCGGGGATGTATTACCTGTACTTTATGTTCTGTAATCCGGAACTGAAAGGAACGCTGATTAAAGGGAGGACGGATTGGAGAAATCCAGATGGTTATTTGCCGGGGAAGATGGCTCCTTTGATGACATTCTATGGCTTAATGTCTTTGGCTTACCTTGTGCTTGGCCTTGCCTGGTTTCTGAGGTTTGTTCAGTATTGGAAGGATATTATACAATTGCACTACCATATCACAGCGGTGATTGCTCTTGGAATGTGTGAAATGGCTGTTTGGTACTTTGAGTATGTCAATTTCAATTTGACTGGAACAAGACCCATGGGAATTACACTGTGGGCAGTAACCTTTAGCTCTGTCAAGAAGACGCTCTCTCGTCTTCTTCTGTTAGTTGTTTCAATGGGCTTTGGTGTGGTGAAACCTACACTTGGTGGTATAACCCCAAAAGTGTTTCTGCTTGGCGGGGTCTATTTTATGGCATCAGAAGCGCTTGAGCTTGTTGAAAATCTGGGGAATATCAATGATTTTTCTGGAAAGGCAAAGTTATTTTTAGTCTTACCAGTTGCCTTCTTGGATTCATGCTTTATTCTGTGGATTTTCTCTTCGTTATCAAAAACTTTGGAGAAACTTCAGGTACCGCTATGCACCATTTGCATCTTTTAAGTTTCCTTTTTTTCTTTTTCCGTTAAAGCTTCAGCATATGAACACACATTTTTGTTTCAAAAAAATAATATGAACACACATTTTTGCATCATTTGTTTCATGCAACAAAATGGTATCCATTGAATCGGTATCTATGTTAGTGATATTGGTTTGTTTTAGCTATGCATGTGTGTGTGTGTGTCTGGAAACCATGTGCTTTTACTAAATGAAGTTACGTTTTTTTTTTAATTTAAAAAAAAAAGAAAAAGAAAAAAAAAGGAGAAATGAAGTATGCTTTAGTACCATGTGATTTAAATCTTTTGCTGGGAATAAGTGGCATTGTAACCTGTGATTATGCAGTCAAAATGCCTAGTTACGTTGTTCACAACTTGAGATATTATTGGATTCTCGAATGACAACATTATATGTGTGACCTTTTCTTCACCCTCTTCCATTTATTTTGGACTCAGATGAGGAGAAACATGGCGAAGTTGGAGCTATATCGAAAATTTACCAACTCTCTTGCAGTGTCTGTGCTTCTGTCAGTTGCTTGGATTGGCTTTGAGGTATTATTACTGATCATAACATCAAATATTCTGTGAATTAGCAAATACCATGTAGTGCAATGGAAAATACTGTAACTAGAGTGTGTAGTTCCTTCATTCGTCTGCTTGTTTCAAGTAAAATTAATCATTAGATTTGCTCTGAATTGTGTTTATTCAGCTATATTTCAATGCAACCGATCCATTGAGTGAGCTTTGGCAAATCGCCTGGGTTATTCCTGCATTTTGGACACTGCTTGCCTATGCTCTCTTGGCAGTGATATGTGTTCTCTGGGCTCCATCAAGTAACCCAACTAGGTATTTTCTCTGACATTGGGATGTTACAGCTTCCTGATCTTGTTTACATGATAGTAGTAATGTCTATGTACTTATCAAAAGACCTATATGTATGTACTTGATGAATGCTTCCATTATTTGACTTGACTAGCATTAAGCGTAATGCTGTTGTCATAAAATTAGTATAAAGCATAGGCAAGCGTAATGCTTGTCTGTGCTCTCTTGGTCTGTTGTTTCTCTCTATTATCTTGTGCTTTGAGTGGTATCTTTTAACTTTGCATCATGAGTGCATTGATATTGTTGGATATGATGGATGGAGTTATATGACTTTTGCTTTTCTTATGTTTCCTTGGCACCACAACCTGATAGTATAATATATTGGTTTGGAACTTGCAGATATGCATACTCAGAGGAGACGGGAGACGACTTTGATGAAGAGGGCGTCTCGTTAACAAGTGGTACTCTGAAGGTGAGCGGAGATACAGCAGCTATGAGAG of the Fragaria vesca subsp. vesca linkage group LG6, FraVesHawaii_1.0, whole genome shotgun sequence genome contains:
- the LOC101314580 gene encoding transmembrane protein 87B-like, which encodes MERRWFWKLNLSSLGFMLLLILMINGCNASIHEYRNEAFKPQSNAFFFHGGSEGLYASKVVDSSNDSHVKGKSFIRFESVTFVRTKESASKQNEMQQSTGMVEAIILEVKDRTRVGALFLKLDVICCTRNLSKDGQCTAGEVVIQKNPDNPDWPRRIKTSFNGKDEEAKMESETVEIKSSGMYYLYFMFCNPELKGTLIKGRTDWRNPDGYLPGKMAPLMTFYGLMSLAYLVLGLAWFLRFVQYWKDIIQLHYHITAVIALGMCEMAVWYFEYVNFNLTGTRPMGITLWAVTFSSVKKTLSRLLLLVVSMGFGVVKPTLGGITPKVFLLGGVYFMASEALELVENLGNINDFSGKAKLFLVLPVAFLDSCFILWIFSSLSKTLEKLQMRRNMAKLELYRKFTNSLAVSVLLSVAWIGFELYFNATDPLSELWQIAWVIPAFWTLLAYALLAVICVLWAPSSNPTRYAYSEETGDDFDEEGVSLTSGTLKVSGDTAAMREFNNGLAEDLEEDKRE